The nucleotide window TGCAGCTCAAGAAGTAGGGCGGTCGCGAGGCGCAAAGGCTCGACTTGAGCCGTGTTGGATGCAATCTAGAAGATACAAAGTCGAACATGTACATGAGACACAGTCAAAAGGACGAACAACAAGATAGATCTGGGCGAGACGAATTGAATTGAGTGCTAAGCTTCTATGCATATCCGCTCGCTCGATCAACGGATCAAATCATCTGTGCGACGCCGTATTAGCAACGGCAAAGCAACAAGCGCTGTGACGAATGAAGGTGCTCGAGAACGCCATATCAGTTCTCCAAGGTGAAAATGGTGTACATCACGATGAACTCAGCCAATGATAGAACAGAACAAGTCATCACTATGGCGGAAATGTGATTGCTGAAGTGAAAAGAGTTGAAGCTTACCTCTGAACAGGGCACGGAGCCACTGATCGACAATTGACATCTGTTCCTTGCTGACGTGTCAGCCTCAGGTATCGCCATAGAGGGTaacaagcagcagcagtagcaagTCCTACGGATGGTCAGCACTCTTGTCTCGCCATCTCACGTGCCTAGGAGTAATGGCGCACCGTATCAGAAGTTGTTGAATACGTTCATCCTCCACCAAATCATCGAGATGATTGGGGATCAAACAGTGTGAATACTTTTTGACATCTCATCACAGAAAGACTCGACCGCGTGCGAAAAGAAACTGCGTGCAATTGTAATTACCTGCCGAGCATGCTGTTAGTCGGCTATACCAAACAACAGACAGCTTCAAACAAAGATTGCTCCCAGCCAAAGTCAGGTGACGAAGTGTCATCAATAGCACCCGTCAGTCTCCCACCACAAGGTTTGTACGCCTTGCTTTCTAGGGCGAGAGGTGACGGGGCTCGATTATGTCCGCCCGTTCGTTCAAGTCTTCATCATACAATGGCAAAAGCTTGCCGCGAGAGATCGCTTTGATAGTAGGGAGCAGAATGTACCTATCGAGCGGCGCGAATTAGCAAGAATCTCGCAGTGCTGTGGCAGAACAACGTGTCAAGATGGTCTCTTGTCAGACAAGGCTGAAACTTATACAACGGTATCCACATTATGTATTAAGCATGAGGAATCCCTGATGTCGTTTTGATCATCACtcgagaggggagggggtggggggagaGCACCAGTGTGGACGAACCTTTTGTCATAAAACGTCGTTTTAGCACGGTAGTACCCATTCCTCAACACCTACAGCTTTTGCAAGGGTTAGCTCGGCCATGTATAAGACGACGTGCTGCGGAAATCTGGCGGCTGATAGCTTGCTCAGGGTAATTCTAGAGTATGCTAATCACCATGGTACTGGTCTGAATTGGATTGTTCGTTGAAATTGTTCATCACTGAAGCGAAAGGGAGCGCGGGTACGCAGCGGCTTACCTTGGAGCTGTCGGACCACCGTCAGAGGACTCGGTATTGGGCGTGCACTTGCGCGCCTCGACACCCGAGTCAAGCTGCGGTGGTCTCGAGGTTGTCGAGAAAGTGTGCGAGAGAAAAGGAAGGAGGAACGAAATGGCGGCCAGAAAATTCTTGGTGGAAAGACAAATGGACGTGGAGCTCCGTGATGAGCTAAGCCAAAACAAGAACTGACCCCACATAGGAATTGTGGCTGGTGGAGATGTGCCCTGTGGCGGTGCAAGATATCTTCCCCGCGAGGCGTGCGTGGCGAATGACGCCGCAGGTCGGGCAGTTATAAGTCCCCGAAGACACCCGCAACCCCGACGCCGCATCTCCTTGACGCATAACGGCAACGGCCTTCGTCTCTCCAGAGATTGGAAGCAACATCGATTTTCAACATGGCGTCCGCAGGGGCGATATGGGGTCCAGCGACCCTTCGCCTGCTgcgtgtcgctgccgccaaaACCACGAAGCTGGTCCGCGCCAAGCTGGTGGACGCGACCAGGCCTCTCCAGGGCCAGGTCCAGCATATCCCCATCCGCGGCGGCTACACTGGGCGGCAGCCGATTCACCCAGCAGCGCTACTGAAACAACAGAAGCGAGGTGTGAAGTGGTTTTCTAGCGGAGCGACCAAGAGCATCAACAATGCACTGCGGAGGTTCATCAGCTCCGAGCGAAGTGCCTCGGCGCCTCGATTCGACCGATCCAAGTTGCCGTCTTCAAACACCTCGCGACGTGTCGCACAGTTCTCCGGACGGGCTCCATTTGCGAGCACGCTGCGACCGAACTTGACGGGTGGGGCGATGCCTCGCACTGCTGGCGGCTACAGTCTCGGAGGTGGCGCTCGGTATTTCTCTCacacgcccgcggcgccggcccaggTTGTACAGAACGTGTCGCAAGCTATGCGggccttcttcctctcaGGTCAGAAGCTGCGATACGACGGCCTTGGCTCCCACGGTGAGCGCAAATATCGCGCCGTTTCTaccctcgaggacgatgccaTGCGCACGCTTTCCGAGATTCCTCGCTCCGCTCTGGGGTCCTTCATCGACTTTCAGCTCAGCCCCAAGATAACGGCTCTTAGCCCCCTTGCTGCGGCCATTGCTCTCACATCTGAGACCTCTGGTTTTCGTACCGAGGCGGCTCATGCCAGCATCAACACCGAGGGATTTCTCGACATCCTCTCTGCGGACTTTGGCCGTGCTCTGAAGGACTTGACGGCTGTATACGCAGATTTGCGGCGGCTCTCGGTGCTCGGCGACTTGCCGATAGTTCTCGAGAAGAGTGACACCCTTCGTGTTCGGTTCCccggcgtcgatgcggccACAGTCGAACAACTCTGCGACGACATCGGGATTCAACGTGGCGTCGTCAGCCAGGACCCGGGCTTCGACTTGGCCGTCGGCATGCCCATGGCACTCAAGTTCCCGTTCGCGCCCGACACCGAAAAGACGTTGACGTCGCCTGGTGGATCGGCACGTTCGCTGGAGGGCCACGAGATGGATGAGATGTCGTCTCTCGGGGACGACTCTTTCGTGCGAGATGCCTTTGCCGAGGAATTGGAAAATCCGTGGCTATCAGAGCCCGAGGGCTACGAGAGCATGTCACCGCCCATGAGCTCTGCGCAACACTGTTCCAACGAATTTGAAGGGCTCGAAGGGATATACCGCTTTCTCGAGGAGTGTGATCGAGGGAAGGGGAGGCTGGGATGAACGGCCGCGTTCAAAGATTGAGGGGCTCTACACTCGTTTGTGACAGTACACTAGTCTTTTTTCTGATCGATAGGCAGAAATACGATTTCTTTGGGTTAAGACCGTGTCGTGCCGTCTTATTGCTGTTCGCGTGATtcggggaggcggcgagagcTTCCGGGCGTTGTAGGATGATGCGGTGCCTTCACAGCTGGTGGCTGCGATGCCCGGCTGTCCAAAAGGGTCGTAGATGTGGACAGACGCTGTAAGAGTATGCCAAGCGAGAAGAGCTGTGCGCACATGGTATCGCAATGCCTGTCAGCCATGGTTGCGGCTCGTATGAAGAATTTTGCGGACGTTGTCGAAATACGTGGtgggaggatgaggatggaGATCGTGCCAGGCAGTGGGTTGACGTTGAGTTGCGGTGGGCCAACTGCACTGCAAGCCTCTGGGGTGTAAAGGTGCCCGCTTGACCGCCCCTGGAGGTACAGTAGGTGCGCCGGGCACCATCTCACCTAGGTAGGTTGGGTACTGGACCTCACACTAGGCGTCCCccgcaccaccgccaaccCGCCTGCAACCGAGAGCTCCTCCCACGCTGGCCGATTGTCCTCCAGGCgttgcgggcgggcacctTCCAGCTGCCTCGGAGGTGTGGCCGCAgtggtgctgcccgccctaCCTTACGCAATCAGTAATTCTGCCGGAGTCGAATCCCCCACCAGACGAACCTCGGCATTGCGCTCGCTTccgcgtctcggccggcaGCTGTTAATAAGTCGGGGGCCCTCGCAtccccgcgtcgccgaggccatcaaccGGTTTATCCTGCTTCGCCATCAATTGGGGGAACCTTGTCTATTCATTCATCATCACTCCGTCCCTGCAGAAATTCACCATGTCTGGCCCCGGCGTCGGCTTCGAGTACCCGCGACAGGAGGTGTCCTGGCTGAAGCGCGATGTGCTGCTGTTCGCCAATAGCATCGGCTGCAAGTCGGACGAGCTGCATTTCCTCTATGTAAGTTTGGTTCCTGCTTTGGACTGTGCGACAATGCTGACTCTACTGCCTTTCCAGGAGCTGCACCCCAACTTTTCCGTCTTTCCAACGTACCCTCTCGTCCTGAGTGAGTAGtagctcctcctcgcgcctccgtcctcgagcagcgtTGCTTTGTGAACTCTCGGCTGACCTCACCCGCAGCCTTCAAGGGCAATACCCAGGAAGTCGTCGACTTCTACAAGGCACAAAAGGCCGTCAAAATCCCCAGCGTTCCCGAGTTCGACTAccgccgggtcgtcgacggccagcgcaaAATCGAGTTCCTCAAGAAGCTCCCCCCTTCGTCCGAGGGCGCCAAGTTCGAGAACCGCACCAAGGTGCTCGGCGTTTACGACAAGGGCCGGCCGGGCTCCGTCCTCGACATACAGACGGACCTGGTCAACGCCGCTACGGGCGAGGTGCACACGCGCGTCACGACGAGCAGCTTCTTTGTCGCCCAGGGCGGGTGGCACGGTCCCAAGGGCCCTGCCACCAAGAGCtacccgccgcccaaggaTCGTGAGCCTGACGCCGTGCTCGAGCACCAGACGACGACCGAGTCGGCTCTTCTGTACCGCCTCAACGGTGACTACAACCCGCTGCATGCCACGCCCGAGCCCGGCCAGAAGATGGGCTTCAAGGGCGCCATTACCCACGGCCTGTACCAGTGGAACGTCACCTGCCACGACATTCTGCGCCGCTTCGGTGGCTCCGACCCGGAGAACATCAGGGAATACCAGGCGCGCTTTGCCAGCCCCGTCATGCCCGGCGACAAGCTCATCACCCGCGTCTGGCGCACCGGCGAGAAGACAGGCGACTTCGAGGAGGTACGCTTCGCCACGCaagtcgagggcggcaaggtgTGCCTGAGCAACGGCCGCGCCTTAGTTCGCGTCGTAAGCGAGCTCAAGAACAAGCTGTAATTAGTAGTTGTCTCTATAGCCATGTGAAATTCTAAGAAATGAATgatgggcgccgcggcgtttCCTGCAAAAAAGTGATGCGCGCCGGTTTTGTCCGTAAATGAAGATATGGAAGCCGGGAGGCCTCCATCAATCAACCTAGCTCTCTTCGGCAGTGCCAACATGTTGCCTTGCTTGTGTCATGGGTTTTAGATCGATATACTTCGTAGTGTGGCGCGCAGAACAGCCCAAGGGTcgccgcctcaccaccaaATCCCAGGCCCGCGATCGATGGGCCCCGGAATTCTGCTGCCTTCTCACCCACTCACCATCACCTCGTACTTGCGCCGCCCCCATCCTACCATGTCCGGGCACTCAGCGTTGCAAGCACGACAGATTGTGTAGACTCGACGTAATAATGGTCGAGTCACGACACGTTGGGCAGCGCGTGTCCTACAGCGGCGCCCTGTGTACGGTGAGGTATGTCGGTCGGGTCGAGGGCACAGAGGGCTCCTGGCTCGGCGTCGAATGGGACGACGCCACCCGCGGCAAGCACGATGGCTCCCACAAGGGCGTACGCTATTTTACTTGTGAGTGGAAGCCCTTCGAAAACCTTCGCACCAAGACCATCGCAGCCTTGCTGACCCTCATCTAGGCCTCTCAAAGTCGGCTACTGCGGCGTCGTTTGTGCGCCCGACGCGGCCCGCAGACCCGCCACAGAGCTtcatcgcggcgctgcacgaCAAGTACGTCGCCCACGACCCGCTGagcggccagggcagcggcgccgcgccggagcACGCCCGGCCGATTGTCATCTCGGGCAAGGTGGCTGAGGAGAAGGGCTTCGACAAGATCCGCCGCAAACTCGCGCAGGTGCAAGACCTCAAGATTGTGAtcctcgacgggctgcgcGTGGCGAGCGCGGTGGGACccgaggagaggagggtTTCCGAGACCTGCCCGAGCATCGTGCATCTGGATCTGAGCAGGAACCTGTTTGAGCGGCTGGGGCCCGTCGTGGAGGTTTGTCGGGAGCTCAGAAACCTCCAGCGGCTGAGCGTCAAGTAAGTACAGTATAGGCTGCACCTCGTTGACTCCCGAGAtgtgcggctgcggccttGAGCTAACTGTCCGGAATAGTGGCAACCGATTCCAGCATGTCTTGAGAGACGAGGCTCTCGAgcatgccgaggccgcgtTTCGTGGCGTGACGGAGCTTGCTCTCGGTGAGACGCTGCTGAGCTGGGAGGAGCTCTGCCATGTCGCCGTCCGATGCCCGTCCCTCACGACCCTCGCCGTGGGGGCCAACCAGCTCTCTTTTCTTTCCGAGCCAGACTACGGCAGCCTCACGAGGACGCTGACCTCCATCAACCTCGAATACAACGGCTTCACAGCCGTGTCTGACCTCGCCAGCCTGGCATCTCTGTCGGCTCTCCGCAATCTGCACCTCAAGGGCAATAGCATCAAAGAAATGACGGCCCCCAACGCCTCTACAACCATATTCCCGCATTCACTCAAATATCTCGACGTGTCATACAACAAGATTGAGGACTGGTCCTttgtcgacgcgctcgccacgCACTTCCCGGGCATCACAGGCCTGCGAATCGCTCACAACCCGGTGTACGACGCGCAAAAGGACGGCGACACCAAGACGGCCTCGTCAGCCGAGGAATCGCACATGTTTACCATTGCGCGCCTCGCGGGGCTCAAAAGCGTCAACTTCACGCACATTCAGCACGCGGACCGCACCAATGCGGAGATGTTCTACCTCTCGCGCATCGcgcggcagctcgccgccgtgcccgagAGCGCCGAGCAGAGCGTCCTGGCGCAGCACCCGCGGTGGGCGGAGCTCTGCGATATGTACGGCGAGCCGGACGTGGTGCGGCGCAGCGAAGTGAACCCTCTGTTCCTCGAAGCGAGGCTGGTGACGGTGCGGTTTCACTACGAGGATGGCAGCGGGACAGCAAGGAAAAGGACGACGCGCATCCCAAGGTCGTTTGACATCTACGCCGTCAAGGGAATTGCAGGGAAGCTGTTTGGCGTGTCTCCGCTGACGGTGCGTCTGGTATGGGAGACGGGCGAGTGGGATCCCGTGGCGCAATACGATGAacgcgacggcgagagcagcgacgaagacgatgacgatgacgatgccgacatGGTCGGCGGGACGCCATCAGAGGACAATGAGGACTATTCCAGAGAGAGAGCCGGGAGGTGGATCAAGCGAGAGGTTGAGTTGAGGGACGGGCCAAAGCAGCTTGGCTACTGCGTCGATGGCCAGGATGTGGACATTCGCGTCGAGGTCACGCAGGGCCCGGCCAATGCGAGTTGAGAAGCGGGCATCCGATTTGCGCAAAAagtgcagcagcacgagcgacgacgactagACTCGACTTCATTTGCCTCTatatacagtatacgtaaATAGACCATTGCAGCCACGGAGGTCAGCGTCGACATCACTCCCACCTACATACTGCACGCTTCTCCAGACTTGTTGACAGCTCGCTGACCCTCTTTTCTGGACCCAGCTGGCCAGAGTTCCACCCCCACCCACATCCTTACCCTCAATGTATTCACCAACCAGGACAGGACACCAAAACCAGAACGCCCTCCCATGAGTGAGAGCGGTCGAATAGAGTCTACTGTGCTATCAAACCGTGGGGTGCGATTGCTTGCGTTTGCTTGCAGCTAATGTCAGCCCTTTGACATCTCAGACCTTCCTGCCGCTCGTTCGTCTATGAGAAGCGTCGGTCACCGAAGCCATCATGGAGAAGGAAActccgccgacgtcggcgactTATGCCGTATCACGCTCGCGCGGCAAGCAGCCGGACGAGTCGCTTTACCGTGCCAAACTCAGAGAAAGGAGGAAAGCAAAGGGCCAGGCGAAATCATCTGACGAATCCGAGTCCGAAGACGAAATCGAGCCAGGTTGCTTAATCCTCCAACGGCGCTCTTTCTTTTGGGTTCACCTGACTCGAAGTAGGCGCCGTGATATTGCACAAGCTCTTCAACCGTAGGATCGTCCTGCAGCCTGACAACACCGTCGTCAAGTCCGGGAAACGCATAGCCGTAGGagaggcggaggcgctcagggtcgccgcccaggctgGCATACCTGCCCCTTCCGTGCACGACGTGCATTTATCTTCTGACGGTGGAGGCCGCATACGCATGGACTACATCGACGGGCAGCCTCTCGATCAGCTGTGGCCCGACATGTGCGCCGCGCAGAGGAAAGACGTCGCCCTCCAGCTTCGAGAAATCGTGGACAGGATGAGatccgccgccccccctccgcccaaCCTCATCGGTGCTTGCGACGGCACTGAGATACGGGACACGAGGCTGTACTTTACGTATCATTCCGCGCCGTGTCGCGATGAAGCGGGGTTCAACGAGTTTCTGCTGTCGTCCCTTTACAAGGTCACTCCGCCGCTCGTGTGGGAGGCATTCACGCGTCGACTTCGGACGGATCATCGCATTGTGCTCTCGCACTGCGACCTCACGCCGAGGAATATCCTTGTTGATAAGGACGGTAGGATCATCGGCCTCGTGGACTGGGAGGACAGCGGGTGGTATCCTGAGTACTGGGAGTATGTCAAATTCTTCCAGCGCAGTGCGGACAATGACTGGAGGCAGTATGCGGAGGACATCTTCTCGGAGCTGTATCACGATGAGTTGGTTGATTACATTGCTATTACCAAGTGGCAGGATTCGTAGTGGCAGGATTCGTAGCGTGTTATGAAAGATTAAAGTCTCAATATGCTAAGCCGTCATCCTCAGCCTCCATTGTTACGTCGAGCATCTCGTTCAGTGCAGTGCTACATTGTTCCGCCGTCAAGTAATTTGGGCGTGGCAAAGTGCCCTTGAGGCGTAATTGACCCATTCCTGGCTATTACATTCGGGCAGGGTCACTGTTCGCCACCGGGACTGACTCCAACTGAGTCACAAGCTCTGAAGAAGTCGAACGGGATGTGCTGTCCCTTGCGTACCATTGAGACTACGTACTAAAAAAAACCGGCGACACCACCCTGCCGATTCAGCAAGCGAAGCATTGTCTTCCACCTCTACTGTCTAAAAAGTCCTGTCAGCCCATCCAACGTCTCTCTGACCGCCAAACTCCACGAAACCGGAAACGAGAAGAAGAGATGGAGAAAAGAGCACCAAGATCAGGAATACAAGTTATCCGCAGCAAACGGCCCCAAGCAAAAAGGGGCCATTCAGAATTGCAGAATTCATAAAAAGATATGAAAGGCATCATGACGTGCAAGAGGCAACGACCGGATGAGAAACCCAGCGTCGGGTGGGTGTCGTCGAGACGTACGTACCTTGTTGAGTTATCCGCGGAGCGAGCTTGACGCGCGCAACGCTCCGCAACGGCTACGAATCATGGCCGCGCGACCGTTCCTTCGTGGCGAGCGCGCCCGATGGTGTGCAAATACGACCCGGTTGCGGTGGTCGCGCGTCTCAGGTTCGGGTCATGGAGTCGAGGAAgatcctttttttttttggtggaGGAACAGAGGATGTGCGTGTGTTGCGAGCACGTGACCAACCTCGGCGCAAACCAAAAAGGTCACCATAGATGGGTGTCGATGAGCTCGTCAAGACAGGGAACAAGACGACGTTAGACCTAGAATGTCTCGGTAGAGGATTGCATCGGTtctactacttcgtacctggTGTTTATACGGAGTGGCGGTCTGATCACTGTCAGCTTCATACACCACCGCGACTCGTCTGCCAAAGGGGTATATGTAGTACACAACAACTACCAACAAAGTGCAATATGCCTCCGTCGCGTCCTCCGGGGCCCAAGAGCACAAAAGCAGGCTAGACAGCCATTGCCCCGTTAAGGCCGACAGCTTCCATCCGGTTCACCAGCTTCTTGACGTTGGTCCATTCCTCGTTCTTGAGCCCTTccttgccgcccagcccgccgctcaCCTCAAACACCGTCAGCgagccgtcgatgccgcccgccgcgagccgctTCCCGTCGTTGGGCTCCCATGCCAGCTTGTTGAGGCTCTTGGACAGCATCGTCCGCCCCTCCTgccgcgcgctcggcgagaTGCGCGACACGggctcctccgtctccacAGCGATGTCCCACAgctccagccagcccgcgccgtcaACGAGCGCGAACACGCTCGGCTTGACCGGGGACCACTTGGCGTCGTAGACGACATCCTCGCGCACAAAGTCGATGAGCGGCgcgatgctgccgtcggccgccccGATGGTCGACGTTGCGGCCGGTGCGCGTACCTTCCATAGCTTGACGCTCCAGTCCAGAGACGACGAGATGACCAAGTCCCCAAGATCCACGGGACCTCTCGCTGGGTGAAAGTCGACCGACATGACAGGGGCTGTGTGGCCCCTGTAGCTGATCTTCTTGTCAACGCCTGCCTTTGCCCCTGCGCGGTCGTATCTGTGGCATGGAAAGATGGTGCCTTCTTCACTACCCACGAGGAAGAAGGTTGGATCGGTTTGGGGGAATGACAGACAAGTCGGGCTGACGTCCTCGACAGCCACCTTGGCCTGGCTTGGATTCTTCAATTCGAGGAGCTCCTGGGGCTGCGCAAACACATCCATGCTCCAGCCGCAGACTACACCGTCAGTGGAGCAAGATATAATGTTATTCGCGTTCTGGGTTCCGACAATGTCAACAGAGTATATCGGGTGCGCGTGGCCGTAGCCTGTAAGGGGCGTCTTctgcaccggcgccgccttggccctgGTGTCCCACAACAGGACCTGGCCGCTATAGGAaccgccgatgatgaggttTGGGTGATACGGGGAGAACTTGGCGGTAAGAATGTCCGATTGGGCGGTGAAGACGTATTCTGGGCGGTCGTGCATGTGTGTATTCCAGATCTGCACAAGGCCATCGGGCTCATGCGGCGCGGTGGGGTTCTTGGTGTAcgaagcaagcagcagctcgctaAACTTGGGCGAGAACTCGATGCTGCTGATCATGCGCTTCTTGGACCAGCGCTCGTCAAAGAACTGTGCGACCTCCTTTATGCGGtgagcgcctcggccgcctgtGTTACCgctctcttcgtcttcgtcgtcgagatcCTTTCCATGCAGGGCATAGTCGGTGAGGATATCATAAGTTTCCTGGTCGATGGCCCTCTCGATGACCTTGGTAGATTGCTCCAGAAAGTCGACGAACTCTTCAGAGCGAGTGACCGCCTCAAGCTCCTCGGTGGTAAGGTCCCTGGAGAGCCAGTTTGTTGAGCTAGACGAGTGGGCGGGAGCCGAgccatcgacgaggagctcctTTGTAGCCCTCAGTTCCTGCTCAACCTCTTCTCGGATCTTTTGCCGTAGCTCTTCCTCCCGGTCCCGCTCCCTGCGGCTGAGCTTCTTGTTTGGAGTCGAGGCCGTGCCAGTGTAATCGTCTCCATCCGAAGCAATCGACTGCGCCCGTGGCCTTGTAGGGGTTGACGACCAGTCATCTGTCGTCTGAACACCCTTGCTGTAGGAGAAGACTTCCTTgacgggcgatggcgggcatGCATAGACGGTCGTCAGAGGCACGGTGCTAAGGGTGATttgaggaggcggcgcggcagaggccgcggcggatgcggcCTGTCCATTCTGTGTCCCCGTGAAGTCGGACGTCCCGTTGCTTATTTCGCCGGCGCTGAGGACGCTATTGGGTCTGCTtcctcgggcggctggggACGCCGCACCACCTGTTGTGGTCGACCCGGGCCGGCTGTCTCCAACAAGG belongs to Purpureocillium takamizusanense chromosome 1, complete sequence and includes:
- a CDS encoding uncharacterized protein (COG:H~EggNog:ENOG503P21C), producing MEKETPPTSATYAVSRSRGKQPDESLYRAKLRERRKAKGQAKSSDESESEDEIEPGAVILHKLFNRRIVLQPDNTVVKSGKRIAVGEAEALRVAAQAGIPAPSVHDVHLSSDGGGRIRMDYIDGQPLDQLWPDMCAAQRKDVALQLREIVDRMRSAAPPPPNLIGACDGTEIRDTRLYFTYHSAPCRDEAGFNEFLLSSLYKVTPPLVWEAFTRRLRTDHRIVLSHCDLTPRNILVDKDGRIIGLVDWEDSGWYPEYWEYVKFFQRSADNDWRQYAEDIFSELYHDELVDYIAITKWQDS
- a CDS encoding uncharacterized protein (COG:I~EggNog:ENOG503NV8E) yields the protein MSGPGVGFEYPRQEVSWLKRDVLLFANSIGCKSDELHFLYELHPNFSVFPTYPLVLTFKGNTQEVVDFYKAQKAVKIPSVPEFDYRRVVDGQRKIEFLKKLPPSSEGAKFENRTKVLGVYDKGRPGSVLDIQTDLVNAATGEVHTRVTTSSFFVAQGGWHGPKGPATKSYPPPKDREPDAVLEHQTTTESALLYRLNGDYNPLHATPEPGQKMGFKGAITHGLYQWNVTCHDILRRFGGSDPENIREYQARFASPVMPGDKLITRVWRTGEKTGDFEEVRFATQVEGGKVCLSNGRALVRVVSELKNKL
- a CDS encoding uncharacterized protein (COG:S~EggNog:ENOG503NXKR) — encoded protein: MASAGAIWGPATLRLLRVAAAKTTKLVRAKLVDATRPLQGQVQHIPIRGGYTGRQPIHPAALLKQQKRGVKWFSSGATKSINNALRRFISSERSASAPRFDRSKLPSSNTSRRVAQFSGRAPFASTLRPNLTGGAMPRTAGGYSLGGGARYFSHTPAAPAQVVQNVSQAMRAFFLSGQKLRYDGLGSHGERKYRAVSTLEDDAMRTLSEIPRSALGSFIDFQLSPKITALSPLAAAIALTSETSGFRTEAAHASINTEGFLDILSADFGRALKDLTAVYADLRRLSVLGDLPIVLEKSDTLRVRFPGVDAATVEQLCDDIGIQRGVVSQDPGFDLAVGMPMALKFPFAPDTEKTLTSPGGSARSLEGHEMDEMSSLGDDSFVRDAFAEELENPWLSEPEGYESMSPPMSSAQHCSNEFEGLEGIYRFLEECDRGKGRLG
- a CDS encoding uncharacterized protein (EggNog:ENOG503NXY5~COG:O~BUSCO:EOG09261DJC); this translates as MVESRHVGQRVSYSGALCTVRYVGRVEGTEGSWLGVEWDDATRGKHDGSHKGVRYFTCLSKSATAASFVRPTRPADPPQSFIAALHDKYVAHDPLSGQGSGAAPEHARPIVISGKVAEEKGFDKIRRKLAQVQDLKIVILDGLRVASAVGPEERRVSETCPSIVHLDLSRNLFERLGPVVEVCRELRNLQRLSVNGNRFQHVLRDEALEHAEAAFRGVTELALGETLLSWEELCHVAVRCPSLTTLAVGANQLSFLSEPDYGSLTRTLTSINLEYNGFTAVSDLASLASLSALRNLHLKGNSIKEMTAPNASTTIFPHSLKYLDVSYNKIEDWSFVDALATHFPGITGLRIAHNPVYDAQKDGDTKTASSAEESHMFTIARLAGLKSVNFTHIQHADRTNAEMFYLSRIARQLAAVPESAEQSVLAQHPRWAELCDMYGEPDVVRRSEVNPLFLEARLVTVRFHYEDGSGTARKRTTRIPRSFDIYAVKGIAGKLFGVSPLTVRLVWETGEWDPVAQYDERDGESSDEDDDDDDADMVGGTPSEDNEDYSRERAGRWIKREVELRDGPKQLGYCVDGQDVDIRVEVTQGPANAS
- a CDS encoding uncharacterized protein (COG:Z~EggNog:ENOG503NWED), with the protein product MQQRRDEILAKKAKLAELKRQRELRQSQSAAGRQSIGGHSDLISPTPGRADNRREIESLINSLVGDSRPGSTTTGGAASPAARGSRPNSVLSAGEISNGTSDFTGTQNGQAASAAASAAPPPQITLSTVPLTTVYACPPSPVKEVFSYSKGVQTTDDWSSTPTRPRAQSIASDGDDYTGTASTPNKKLSRRERDREEELRQKIREEVEQELRATKELLVDGSAPAHSSSSTNWLSRDLTTEELEAVTRSEEFVDFLEQSTKVIERAIDQETYDILTDYALHGKDLDDEDEESGNTGGRGAHRIKEVAQFFDERWSKKRMISSIEFSPKFSELLLASYTKNPTAPHEPDGLVQIWNTHMHDRPEYVFTAQSDILTAKFSPYHPNLIIGGSYSGQVLLWDTRAKAAPVQKTPLTGYGHAHPIYSVDIVGTQNANNIISCSTDGVVCGWSMDVFAQPQELLELKNPSQAKVAVEDVSPTCLSFPQTDPTFFLVGSEEGTIFPCHRYDRAGAKAGVDKKISYRGHTAPVMSVDFHPARGPVDLGDLVISSSLDWSVKLWKVRAPAATSTIGAADGSIAPLIDFVREDVVYDAKWSPVKPSVFALVDGAGWLELWDIAVETEEPVSRISPSARQEGRTMLSKSLNKLAWEPNDGKRLAAGGIDGSLTVFEVSGGLGGKEGLKNEEWTNVKKLVNRMEAVGLNGAMAV